From the Amycolatopsis thermoflava N1165 genome, one window contains:
- a CDS encoding NUDIX hydrolase, with translation MNFSVAEPAEPAVPRDAATVLLLRDGANGLEVFLQRRVAAMAFAAGMTVFPGGGVDQRDADATIAWAGPPAADWAGWFNGTEQVARALVCAAVRETFEESGVLLAGTADEVVTDTARYAGARDELVSRELSLADFLAREGLTLRSDLLRPWAHWITPVQEKRRYDTRFFAAILPAGQEADGKTTEAESSGWWRPADALADAEAGRSMLMPPTWHTLTELASFGTAEEALAAERTVEAIIPKLIREGDAIRVVAE, from the coding sequence ATGAACTTCTCCGTCGCGGAGCCGGCCGAACCGGCCGTGCCCCGCGACGCGGCGACGGTGCTGTTGCTGCGGGACGGCGCGAACGGTCTCGAAGTCTTCCTCCAGCGGCGCGTGGCGGCGATGGCGTTCGCCGCGGGCATGACGGTCTTCCCCGGCGGCGGGGTGGACCAGCGCGACGCCGACGCGACGATCGCCTGGGCCGGTCCGCCCGCCGCGGACTGGGCGGGCTGGTTCAACGGGACCGAGCAGGTGGCGCGCGCCCTGGTGTGCGCGGCGGTGCGGGAGACCTTCGAGGAGTCCGGGGTGCTGCTGGCAGGCACCGCGGACGAGGTCGTCACGGACACCGCCCGGTACGCGGGCGCGCGGGACGAGCTGGTGTCGCGGGAGCTGTCGCTGGCCGACTTCCTGGCTCGCGAGGGCCTCACCCTGCGCTCCGACCTGCTCCGCCCGTGGGCGCACTGGATCACCCCGGTGCAGGAGAAGCGCCGCTACGACACCCGTTTCTTCGCCGCGATCCTGCCCGCGGGGCAGGAGGCCGACGGGAAGACGACCGAGGCCGAGTCCTCCGGCTGGTGGCGGCCCGCCGACGCGCTGGCCGACGCCGAGGCCGGCCGCAGCATGCTGATGCCGCCGACCTGGCACACGCTCACCGAGCTGGCCTCGTTCGGCACCGCCGAGGAGGCGCTGGCCGCGGAGCGGACGGTCGAGGCGATCATCCCGAAGCTGATCCGCGAGGGCGACGCGATCCGGGTGGTCGCGGAATGA
- a CDS encoding MBL fold metallo-hydrolase, with the protein MSHPAYGVRREVSPSAAVVLENNPSTMTLDGTNTWVLRAPGSAECVIVDPGYQDLDHLPLLTEQGPVAMILLTHHHPDHTEGAPWLAERVQAPVRAFDAALCRDADPFADGDVISAAGLDIEVLHTPGHTGDSVCLRVGDQVLTGDTILGRGTTVLTDLGSYLDSLRRLVDLPSGLLTLPGHGPEMADLRVIAQEYLDHREQRLDQVRAALDKLGADATARQVVEVVYADVDRALWAPAEHSVKAQLEYLRRG; encoded by the coding sequence ATGAGCCACCCCGCCTACGGCGTGCGCCGCGAGGTCTCGCCTTCCGCAGCCGTCGTGCTGGAGAACAACCCGTCGACGATGACGCTGGACGGCACGAACACCTGGGTGCTGCGGGCGCCCGGCTCGGCCGAGTGCGTCATCGTGGACCCCGGTTACCAGGACCTGGACCACCTGCCGCTGCTCACCGAGCAGGGCCCGGTGGCGATGATCCTGCTCACCCACCACCACCCGGACCACACCGAGGGCGCGCCGTGGCTGGCCGAGCGGGTGCAGGCGCCGGTGCGGGCCTTCGACGCGGCCCTGTGCCGGGACGCGGACCCGTTCGCCGACGGTGACGTGATCTCCGCGGCGGGCCTGGACATCGAGGTCCTGCACACACCCGGCCACACCGGCGACTCGGTGTGCCTGCGTGTCGGGGACCAGGTCCTGACCGGCGACACGATCCTCGGCCGCGGCACCACGGTGCTCACCGACCTCGGCTCGTACCTGGACTCCCTGCGACGGCTGGTCGACCTGCCGTCCGGGCTGCTCACGCTGCCCGGCCACGGCCCGGAGATGGCCGACCTGCGGGTGATCGCGCAGGAGTACCTGGACCACCGCGAGCAGCGGCTGGACCAGGTCCGGGCGGCGCTGGACAAGCTCGGCGCGGACGCCACCGCTCGGCAGGTGGTCGAGGTCGTCTACGCCGACGTCGACCGTGCGCTGTGGGCACCGGCCGAGCACAGCGTCAAGGCGCAACTGGAGTACCTCAGGAGAGGTTGA